A single genomic interval of Carassius gibelio isolate Cgi1373 ecotype wild population from Czech Republic chromosome A22, carGib1.2-hapl.c, whole genome shotgun sequence harbors:
- the LOC127942475 gene encoding adhesion G-protein coupled receptor G7-like: MSFDINYEYSEALQWISITGCALSVVGLSVTALYQIITRKSRGSSPTLLVVNVCISMTVFYLLFIFGINNPVQHVNVAKVSGENIVPESDQHKYSDEGPCTAFTALIQYFLLATFTWNTLYGINVFLLFKNSVSGTPSWFPRVSMAVGWGRRR; encoded by the exons ATG tcatttGATATCAACTATGAATATTCTGAAGCCTTGCAATGGATCAGCATCACAGGCTGTGCTCTGTCTGTGGTGGGACTGTCTGTCACAGCATTGTACCAAATCATAACCAG GAAGTCAAGAGGTAGCAGCCCTACTCTGCTGGTAGTGAATGTCTGTATAAGTATGACAGTTTTCTACCTTCTCTTCATCTTCGGCATAAACAACCCTGTCCAACATGTGAATGTGGCAAAAGTGTCTGGGGAGAATATAGTTCCCGAGTCTGACCAACACAAGTACTCAGATGAGGGACCTTGTACAGCATTTACAGCGCTGATTCAGTACTTCCTGTTGGCTACATTCACTTGGAACACTTTGTACGGCATTAATGTGTTCCTGCTCTTCAAAAACTCAGTGTCTGGAACACCTTCATGGTTTCCAAGGGTCTCCATGGCTGTAGGATGGGGTAGGAGACGTTGA